Proteins co-encoded in one Spirosoma endbachense genomic window:
- a CDS encoding glycoside hydrolase family 2 TIM barrel-domain containing protein, whose amino-acid sequence MKGLFLACCVLVTTYTLAQPKPTRTRLFDSDWRFLKDSTVQAEQPAYNDANWRKLDLPHDWSIEDLPNQAQDQVAGPFSRASVGSTSTGFTVGGTGWYRKSFTLSSSEKGKTVLIHFDGVYTETDVWLNGHHLGYHPYGYTPFSYELSPYLLASGQKNVLAVRVKNLGQNSRWYTGSGIYRHVWLTVAEPVHIAPVGVSITTSQITGKSTQVQLTATIENTSGKPMPILVQTTLIAPNGKSVSATSRQTIPLSANGKVESKQVLTVTNPQVWAPETPHLYKATVVIIAGRKRLDSLVTTFGIRSIEFSASRGFVLNGKRVLLKGGCIHHDNGPLGAAAIDRAEERKVELLKANGFNAIRTSHNPPSTAILDACDRLGMLVIDEAFDMWQRPKKPQDYHRFFDTWWQRDLTAMIQRDRNHPSVILWSIGNEINERADPSGLEITKKLADEAHRLDPTRPVTEALCVFWEHPGNVWEDSDKAFALLDVGGYNYEWKHNESDHQRHPERIIVGTETFAKEAFENWQQVEKHPYVIGDFVWTAMDYMGETAIGHTIVQPKSDKDSTKAVLPWPWFNAWCGDLDLIGFKKPQSYYRDVVWRNSPISLAVHSPIPDGMKETVTNWGWPDERQSWSWSGLDGPGAEGEPLQVRVFSRSPLVRLELNGKLIGEQRISDSTITAIFTVPYQPGILKATSFENGKPTGTVELCTAGKPHHLRLTADRSTIRANRNDLSYVAVEVVDEQGIVIPSADFPVTFQLSGVGELAGVGTANPTDLSSFQQARKTTFRGRCLAIVRPTGTTGSISLKASSPNVQPGELMITVR is encoded by the coding sequence ATGAAAGGATTATTTTTAGCATGCTGTGTACTTGTTACTACGTATACACTTGCTCAGCCGAAACCAACCCGAACCCGGCTTTTCGATTCGGATTGGCGATTTTTGAAAGATAGTACAGTTCAGGCTGAGCAGCCTGCCTACAACGATGCCAACTGGCGAAAGCTGGATCTGCCCCACGACTGGAGCATTGAGGATTTACCCAATCAGGCCCAGGATCAGGTAGCTGGACCGTTTTCACGAGCCAGTGTTGGCAGTACGTCTACGGGTTTTACCGTTGGCGGAACGGGCTGGTATCGAAAATCCTTTACGCTTAGCTCATCGGAAAAAGGAAAGACGGTTCTGATTCATTTCGATGGTGTGTACACAGAAACCGATGTGTGGTTGAATGGCCATCATCTGGGCTATCATCCATATGGGTATACGCCGTTCAGTTATGAGTTATCGCCCTATTTATTAGCGTCGGGACAGAAGAACGTACTGGCCGTACGCGTAAAAAATCTGGGCCAGAACAGTCGTTGGTATACCGGATCGGGGATCTATCGGCATGTCTGGTTAACCGTCGCCGAACCCGTGCATATTGCTCCAGTAGGCGTATCAATCACTACGTCACAGATTACCGGAAAATCGACACAAGTGCAGCTTACTGCGACGATTGAAAACACAAGTGGGAAGCCAATGCCGATTTTAGTACAGACTACATTGATAGCACCGAACGGTAAATCGGTAAGTGCTACATCCCGGCAAACCATACCCCTATCTGCCAACGGTAAAGTCGAGAGCAAACAGGTGCTAACGGTAACGAACCCGCAGGTCTGGGCACCCGAAACACCCCACTTGTATAAGGCGACCGTTGTGATCATAGCGGGCCGAAAACGGCTGGATAGCCTGGTCACTACGTTTGGTATCCGGTCGATTGAGTTCAGTGCTAGTCGGGGTTTTGTACTGAATGGAAAACGAGTTCTACTGAAAGGCGGCTGCATTCATCACGACAACGGACCCTTAGGTGCTGCAGCCATCGACCGGGCCGAAGAGCGAAAAGTAGAGCTGTTAAAAGCCAATGGGTTTAACGCCATTCGTACCAGCCATAACCCGCCTTCCACCGCTATACTGGATGCCTGCGACCGGCTGGGTATGCTGGTCATCGACGAAGCGTTCGATATGTGGCAGCGACCCAAAAAGCCACAGGATTATCACCGCTTTTTCGATACGTGGTGGCAACGCGATTTGACCGCAATGATTCAGCGCGACCGGAATCATCCGTCGGTCATTCTGTGGAGCATCGGTAATGAAATCAACGAGCGGGCCGACCCATCAGGTCTGGAGATCACTAAAAAACTGGCTGATGAAGCGCACAGGTTAGACCCAACTCGCCCGGTTACCGAAGCACTTTGCGTGTTTTGGGAGCATCCCGGCAACGTCTGGGAAGATTCGGACAAGGCTTTTGCACTGCTGGATGTGGGCGGCTATAATTATGAGTGGAAGCACAATGAATCGGATCATCAGCGTCATCCCGAACGGATTATTGTGGGTACGGAAACGTTCGCCAAAGAAGCGTTTGAAAACTGGCAGCAAGTCGAAAAACACCCCTATGTCATCGGTGATTTTGTCTGGACCGCCATGGATTACATGGGCGAAACAGCCATTGGTCACACGATTGTTCAGCCGAAATCCGATAAAGACAGCACAAAGGCAGTGTTGCCGTGGCCCTGGTTCAATGCCTGGTGCGGTGACCTGGACCTGATTGGGTTTAAAAAACCGCAATCCTATTACCGCGATGTTGTCTGGCGAAATAGCCCCATTTCACTGGCGGTTCATAGTCCTATTCCCGACGGTATGAAAGAAACCGTTACCAACTGGGGTTGGCCAGACGAACGCCAAAGCTGGTCCTGGTCCGGCCTGGATGGGCCGGGAGCCGAAGGAGAACCACTTCAGGTGCGTGTTTTCTCGCGTAGTCCGTTGGTCCGCCTGGAATTGAATGGCAAACTGATTGGCGAGCAGCGCATTTCCGATAGCACCATCACCGCGATATTTACAGTTCCGTATCAGCCGGGTATTCTAAAAGCAACAAGTTTTGAAAACGGCAAACCAACGGGCACTGTCGAACTGTGTACTGCCGGAAAGCCGCACCATCTTCGTTTAACCGCCGATCGGTCGACCATACGTGCAAACCGTAATGATTTGTCCTACGTAGCAGTTGAGGTCGTCGATGAGCAGGGTATTGTAATTCCGTCGGCCGACTTTCCGGTTACATTTCAACTGTCGGGGGTGGGCGAATTGGCGGGTGTAGGTACTGCGAATCCTACGGATCTGAGCAGCTTTCAACAGGCTCGAAAAACAACGTTTCGGGGTCGGTGTTTAGCCATCGTTCGCCCGACAGGAACGACAGGTAGCATTTCGCTAAAAGCCAGTTCTCCCAATGTACAGCCAGGTGAATTGATGATTACGGTACGTTAA
- a CDS encoding sugar phosphate isomerase/epimerase family protein gives MNFHFFCPRWGQEQMPWKEFLRLVKAAGYQGVEAGLPVENSERDILLNELAKLGLQFIGQHWETVCSDFDQYYSEFEKRLLALAAARPLFINTQTGKDYYSVSQNEKLIALADSIAAQTNVPIIHETHRGKFSFAAHITRMYLDRLPNLRITLDISHWFNTAETFLHDQPEAVALAISRTDHIHCRVGHTEGPQISDPRAPEWQEAVQQHLDIWDRVVALHRQNDRSICTFTPEFGAPPYMFLQPYTRQPVVNQWEVNQYMMEFLRKRYENFTNL, from the coding sequence ATGAACTTTCATTTTTTTTGCCCACGCTGGGGCCAGGAACAAATGCCCTGGAAAGAGTTTCTACGACTTGTAAAGGCAGCTGGCTATCAGGGTGTAGAGGCTGGTTTGCCAGTAGAAAACAGTGAACGAGACATCCTGTTAAACGAACTTGCTAAACTGGGACTTCAGTTTATTGGTCAGCACTGGGAGACTGTGTGTTCTGATTTTGACCAGTATTATTCAGAATTTGAGAAGAGACTTCTGGCACTGGCTGCGGCCCGACCGCTGTTTATCAATACTCAGACCGGGAAGGATTATTATAGCGTTTCTCAAAATGAAAAATTGATCGCGCTGGCCGATTCGATAGCCGCCCAGACCAATGTGCCGATCATTCATGAGACGCACCGGGGCAAGTTCAGTTTTGCTGCCCATATAACTCGTATGTATCTCGACCGGTTGCCGAATCTGCGGATTACGCTCGACATTTCGCATTGGTTCAATACCGCCGAAACGTTCCTCCATGATCAGCCGGAAGCGGTGGCACTTGCCATTTCCCGAACGGATCATATTCACTGTCGGGTTGGGCATACCGAAGGTCCGCAGATTTCTGACCCGCGTGCTCCGGAATGGCAGGAAGCGGTGCAGCAGCATCTGGACATTTGGGATCGAGTGGTCGCCTTGCATCGGCAGAACGACCGGTCGATTTGTACATTCACCCCTGAATTTGGAGCACCACCCTATATGTTTCTGCAACCCTACACGCGCCAGCCGGTGGTCAATCAATGGGAGGTGAACCAGTATATGATGGAGTTTCTTCGCAAGCGGTATGAAAATTTCACAAACCTATAA
- a CDS encoding alpha-amylase family protein → MKPSFRFFKSCLYVCLFLSLSGNVLAGTIFSVKSDGYEFYWNIANDSALLRKEEPRRTLWKGSLLPAFWLQTESGGRYYVKATLADASGLRENGGMVKLALGTLGSGSLELNYTQGVVRITKLMVNWNGTPPKLISMYFGTSVLNDEEKVWAPTQEYPFWPDWEAAGICIPSAKGNPTQSFFRMWDLGHATLPLGSFGPSLGTPYAAAFPRPFYSCAMGNQSGWIVLGAGSIPDAAMVYKIQSSNGCLQYLYREDLWSKSTSSQRSWNEPLRIAWASTAYDAYKAYFDSFGSFKSAPGTHQLNVWNTWGDFKNGDFNLKAITDKALDFKADILAIDDSWESSQGSGIWNEQRFPTYKEDLAYIRSKGLKTGYWQNIIWLGEPEKFGLTTEDLLCGADGKPVKTAWNMNPHGKGFYCLDPSSAKAVALIRNRTQTIVRDLKPDFLKLDFGYGIPSPDVATSRNPALRGENLAYTLLRLVSDAAREINPTITIQYYSIHPLFRPIQNLLALDDMGDAGGHEVEGHGQWSIWGSLAGQQSMAITASSGYDWNADDEVLLNTAIIGGQSAVLPRKLEDGSPVPLQKISRRMALALWHRTNVGWTPLWLNSQKGSLSQEPVPNCWGRLESNRLTALALRESPIPFDKSAIRHMKWQGRWALISQDEQSIFETKKLAMIPFDGGFVEFPLAKKPAKVVAVMNKAEKPFSAWEWKNGTLTINAGSLQENPFVNGFLVYQ, encoded by the coding sequence ATGAAGCCTTCCTTCCGCTTTTTTAAAAGCTGTTTATACGTTTGCCTATTTCTCAGCTTATCCGGCAACGTATTGGCCGGAACCATCTTTTCTGTGAAATCCGATGGCTACGAATTTTACTGGAATATTGCGAACGATTCGGCCTTACTCCGGAAAGAGGAACCACGTCGAACGCTCTGGAAAGGGAGCCTTTTGCCTGCATTCTGGCTCCAGACTGAATCGGGTGGGCGATACTATGTTAAAGCAACACTTGCTGACGCCAGCGGTCTGCGGGAAAATGGGGGAATGGTTAAGCTGGCTTTGGGAACGTTGGGAAGTGGGAGCCTGGAACTGAACTATACGCAGGGCGTCGTCCGTATTACGAAGCTAATGGTTAACTGGAACGGCACTCCACCTAAATTGATTTCGATGTATTTTGGTACGTCGGTACTGAACGATGAGGAGAAAGTCTGGGCTCCTACGCAGGAATATCCGTTCTGGCCGGACTGGGAGGCCGCCGGGATTTGCATTCCCAGCGCCAAGGGAAATCCAACACAGAGCTTTTTTCGGATGTGGGATTTGGGCCACGCTACGTTACCACTGGGCAGTTTCGGACCGAGTTTAGGAACTCCTTATGCAGCAGCTTTTCCGCGTCCTTTCTACAGTTGCGCCATGGGTAACCAGTCGGGCTGGATTGTGCTGGGTGCCGGTAGCATACCCGATGCGGCTATGGTCTATAAAATTCAATCGTCAAACGGTTGTTTGCAGTATCTGTACCGGGAAGATTTATGGAGTAAGTCGACGTCCAGCCAGCGTAGTTGGAACGAACCACTACGTATCGCCTGGGCATCAACGGCTTATGATGCCTACAAAGCCTACTTTGATTCGTTTGGATCGTTTAAATCAGCACCCGGTACTCATCAGCTAAATGTCTGGAATACGTGGGGCGATTTCAAAAATGGAGACTTCAATCTGAAAGCGATCACTGACAAAGCGCTGGATTTTAAAGCCGACATACTGGCGATTGATGATTCATGGGAAAGTTCGCAGGGAAGCGGTATCTGGAATGAGCAGCGTTTTCCGACATACAAAGAAGATCTGGCTTATATTCGGTCCAAAGGGTTGAAAACCGGGTACTGGCAAAATATCATCTGGTTGGGCGAACCGGAAAAGTTTGGTCTGACGACCGAGGATTTACTCTGTGGAGCCGATGGTAAACCTGTAAAAACCGCCTGGAATATGAATCCGCATGGGAAAGGATTTTACTGTCTGGACCCCAGTTCGGCCAAAGCGGTGGCGTTGATTCGGAATCGGACGCAAACCATTGTCCGTGACCTGAAACCCGATTTTTTAAAACTGGATTTCGGCTATGGCATTCCCAGTCCTGATGTCGCTACCTCCCGAAATCCGGCTCTACGGGGTGAGAATCTTGCCTATACACTACTTAGGCTGGTGTCAGATGCAGCCCGTGAAATCAATCCGACGATCACGATTCAATACTATTCGATTCATCCTTTGTTTCGACCAATTCAGAATCTACTGGCACTGGATGACATGGGCGACGCGGGTGGACACGAGGTTGAAGGTCACGGCCAATGGAGCATCTGGGGTTCGCTGGCAGGACAGCAGAGTATGGCCATTACGGCGTCGAGCGGATATGATTGGAATGCCGATGATGAGGTTTTGCTCAATACCGCCATTATTGGTGGGCAGAGCGCAGTGCTGCCTCGTAAGCTGGAGGACGGATCGCCGGTGCCGCTTCAGAAAATCAGCAGACGAATGGCACTGGCGCTGTGGCACCGGACGAATGTAGGCTGGACCCCGTTGTGGCTGAATAGCCAAAAAGGCAGCTTATCGCAGGAGCCTGTGCCCAATTGCTGGGGACGTCTGGAAAGCAACCGACTGACGGCGTTGGCGTTGCGGGAGAGCCCGATTCCGTTTGACAAATCGGCTATCCGGCATATGAAGTGGCAGGGGCGCTGGGCTCTGATTTCGCAGGATGAGCAGAGTATTTTTGAGACAAAGAAACTAGCGATGATTCCGTTTGATGGCGGTTTTGTGGAATTTCCACTCGCAAAGAAGCCAGCCAAAGTTGTTGCCGTTATGAATAAAGCAGAAAAGCCGTTTAGCGCATGGGAATGGAAAAACGGTACATTGACAATCAATGCCGGGAGTTTACAGGAGAATCCATTCGTGAACGGGTTTCTGGTGTATCAATAA